One genomic region from Kamptonema formosum PCC 6407 encodes:
- a CDS encoding GDP-mannose 4,6-dehydratase, with product MKRALICGISGQDGAYLAELLLKKGYFVFGTSRDAQMSEFRNLSRLGIRDSVKMESMSLNDFRSVLQVLTKIQPDEVYNLAGQTSVGLSFEQPVETLESIATGTLNLLEAIRFTGGKVKLYNASSSECFGNTRGLAADENTPFHPRSPYAVAKATAFWEVANYREAYNLFACSGILFNHESPLRPERFVTQKIVAVACRIAAGSSEKLHLGNISVQRDWGWAPEYVEAMYLMLQRSEADDYVIATGQSYTLEEFVKAAFACLDLDWREHTVIDESLYRPTEISIGRGNPGKAKEKLGWEAKYKMQDVVRMMMEAKMV from the coding sequence ATAAAAAGAGCGTTAATTTGTGGCATTTCTGGTCAGGATGGAGCGTACTTAGCTGAACTCCTACTTAAAAAAGGATATTTTGTCTTCGGAACTTCGCGAGATGCCCAAATGTCTGAATTCCGAAACCTTTCTCGTTTGGGCATCCGCGACTCCGTGAAGATGGAATCTATGTCTTTGAATGATTTTCGCAGCGTCTTGCAAGTCTTGACAAAAATTCAGCCCGATGAGGTGTACAATTTAGCTGGTCAGACTTCGGTGGGACTATCGTTTGAACAGCCAGTTGAAACTCTGGAAAGTATTGCTACTGGGACTTTGAATCTTTTAGAAGCGATTCGGTTTACTGGCGGCAAGGTGAAATTATATAATGCAAGTTCTAGCGAATGTTTTGGCAATACAAGGGGTTTGGCGGCGGATGAAAATACCCCTTTTCATCCCAGAAGTCCCTATGCAGTGGCGAAAGCAACGGCTTTTTGGGAGGTAGCAAACTATCGGGAAGCTTACAATTTATTTGCGTGTTCTGGTATTCTATTTAATCATGAGTCACCGTTGCGACCAGAAAGGTTCGTAACGCAAAAGATTGTGGCGGTAGCTTGTAGAATCGCTGCGGGAAGTTCAGAAAAGTTACATTTGGGGAATATTTCAGTACAAAGGGACTGGGGATGGGCCCCGGAGTATGTGGAGGCGATGTATTTGATGTTACAACGGTCGGAGGCCGATGATTATGTAATTGCTACTGGTCAAAGTTATACTTTGGAGGAATTTGTAAAGGCAGCCTTTGCTTGTTTGGATTTGGATTGGCGGGAACATACGGTGATTGATGAGAGTCTGTATAGACCTACTGAGATTTCTATTGGTCGTGGAAAT
- a CDS encoding tetratricopeptide repeat protein, with amino-acid sequence MNPETEVLDLLRQAEVDLNEGKLDRAIASCKQALQNEPNSATACKILGKALQTQGQLEEAKQWYAKAIALDPNLADVHANLGSLYANLEQWPEAIASYQQALTLQPKFAGVYRNLARLFEQIGKPEEGADFWYIALMLEPDFTGETFLHVASSLMAQNKVERAVICYLRTIYLNPSCYEAYYKLAEIETSLEQWDDAIAHYRKAIQLQPDISELYYKLGNALQAKGLLNEAVTTYRFGLDLNPDYFWSYYNLGNALLKLEKWEEALAAYRFSLELNSDFASSYYYIGDALSKLEKWEEAAAAYRRAFVFLQSI; translated from the coding sequence GTGAATCCAGAAACAGAAGTGCTTGATTTGCTGCGACAGGCAGAAGTAGATTTAAATGAAGGAAAGTTAGATCGAGCGATCGCTTCCTGCAAGCAAGCCCTACAAAACGAGCCAAACTCAGCAACAGCTTGTAAAATCTTGGGTAAGGCACTCCAAACTCAAGGTCAGCTAGAAGAGGCAAAGCAATGGTACGCTAAAGCGATCGCACTCGATCCGAATTTAGCGGATGTCCACGCTAACCTTGGCAGTCTCTATGCTAACCTCGAACAGTGGCCAGAGGCGATCGCATCTTACCAGCAAGCTTTAACTCTCCAACCCAAGTTTGCGGGAGTTTACCGCAACTTAGCTAGACTATTTGAGCAAATTGGCAAGCCAGAGGAAGGCGCAGATTTCTGGTATATTGCTCTGATGTTAGAGCCAGATTTCACGGGTGAAACATTTCTCCATGTAGCCTCTAGCTTGATGGCGCAAAATAAAGTAGAAAGAGCAGTTATTTGTTACCTCCGCACTATTTATTTGAATCCCAGTTGTTACGAAGCTTATTATAAATTAGCAGAAATTGAAACTTCACTGGAACAGTGGGACGATGCGATCGCTCACTATCGCAAAGCTATTCAACTCCAGCCAGATATATCTGAATTATACTACAAATTAGGAAATGCTCTGCAAGCAAAAGGACTCTTAAATGAAGCTGTAACTACTTACCGCTTTGGGCTCGATCTCAATCCCGATTACTTTTGGTCTTACTACAATTTAGGTAATGCTCTTCTTAAACTGGAAAAGTGGGAAGAAGCTCTTGCTGCTTATCGATTTAGTCTTGAACTTAACTCTGACTTTGCTTCTTCTTACTATTATATAGGCGATGCTCTTTCTAAACTAGAAAAATGGGAAGAAGCGGCCGCAGCTTACCGCCGTGCTTTTGTATTTTTGCAATCAATATAG
- a CDS encoding GH39 family glycosyl hydrolase → MRTKFSVKNLLKLPQLLLALATALLILFFGQVSTFGQVQSNVNVDFAAPQSIKSVSGILHGIDPSNPPDSTIKPLQFKLWRAGRVDTYDRVVNSGAEFQLIVSDLWGYGANPNGWPYQNYPAWEAFVRQLAQQNKGKKIVWDVWNEPDWANPFWAGTREQFFETYKRAYQILRQELGPEAIIGGPSIAIYSKDYLVAFLEYCKANKLEVNFLSWHELNDDNILFVDDHLIEARRNFIQSPAYASLKIKKLYVNEIVGEVGQYRPGDILGYFYNLERGQADGACRACWGSLGPNKVSNCFNNTLAGMVTPNSFQPRAAWWANKAYADGASSRVRSQSSSERVVALASKSNSSGKAQVLLGYFDRNNSSSIRLNLTLANLKQLNVAQNGKIHLKLEKIPNDQEAAVQKMVILKEENVSIGNGTLKYVIPNFGLHEAYVLTIG, encoded by the coding sequence ATGCGAACAAAATTTAGTGTCAAAAACTTGCTAAAACTCCCGCAACTTTTGTTAGCATTGGCTACGGCTCTGTTAATACTATTTTTTGGTCAAGTATCAACTTTTGGGCAGGTACAATCTAACGTAAACGTTGATTTTGCTGCCCCACAATCAATTAAGTCAGTCAGTGGTATCCTACACGGTATAGATCCAAGTAATCCACCAGATAGCACGATTAAACCACTACAGTTTAAACTTTGGCGAGCTGGAAGAGTTGATACCTATGACCGAGTTGTGAACTCAGGTGCTGAGTTTCAATTAATAGTAAGCGACCTCTGGGGATATGGAGCTAATCCGAATGGATGGCCCTATCAAAATTATCCTGCCTGGGAAGCTTTTGTGCGACAACTTGCTCAACAGAATAAAGGAAAAAAAATCGTTTGGGATGTCTGGAATGAGCCTGACTGGGCAAATCCTTTTTGGGCGGGAACAAGAGAACAATTTTTTGAAACTTACAAACGGGCTTATCAAATATTACGTCAAGAATTGGGGCCAGAAGCGATAATTGGAGGCCCAAGCATAGCAATTTATAGTAAAGACTATTTAGTTGCTTTTCTCGAATACTGCAAGGCAAATAAACTGGAAGTTAATTTTTTATCTTGGCACGAACTGAATGATGATAACATTTTATTTGTTGACGATCATTTGATTGAGGCTAGACGCAATTTCATCCAAAGTCCAGCTTACGCCAGCCTAAAAATCAAAAAACTTTATGTGAATGAGATTGTTGGAGAGGTAGGACAGTATAGACCAGGAGATATTCTGGGTTATTTCTATAATTTGGAAAGAGGTCAAGCAGACGGTGCTTGCAGAGCTTGTTGGGGTAGCTTGGGGCCCAATAAAGTTAGTAATTGCTTTAATAATACTCTGGCTGGGATGGTAACACCTAATTCTTTTCAGCCTAGAGCAGCTTGGTGGGCGAATAAAGCTTATGCTGATGGAGCTAGTTCGCGAGTGCGAAGTCAGTCATCCTCTGAGAGAGTTGTCGCTTTGGCTAGCAAGTCAAATTCTAGCGGTAAAGCACAGGTATTATTAGGCTATTTCGATCGGAATAATTCTTCCTCAATCAGACTTAATCTTACTCTTGCAAACTTAAAACAGCTCAATGTTGCCCAGAATGGTAAAATCCATCTAAAATTAGAGAAAATTCCTAATGATCAAGAGGCGGCTGTGCAAAAAATGGTGATTTTGAAGGAAGAGAATGTGTCTATTGGAAACGGAACATTGAAATATGTTATTCCTAATTTTGGTCTACATGAAGCCTATGTGTTGACTATTGGCTAA
- the recR gene encoding recombination mediator RecR — protein sequence MYTRPLARLIEQLQRLPGIGPKTAQRLALHILKRPEEEIEALAQSLIDAKEQVGFCEVCFHLSADPVCEICRNPNRDSDTICVVTDSRDVIAIEKTREYIGKYHVLGGVISPMDGIGPEQLNIEQLVRRVSHDDIKEVIIAISPSVEGETTTLYVGRLVKPFTKVTRIAFGLPMGGDLEYADEVTLARALEGRRLLD from the coding sequence TTGTACACGCGACCTTTAGCCCGTTTAATAGAGCAATTGCAACGCTTACCCGGAATCGGCCCCAAAACCGCCCAACGCCTTGCTCTACACATTCTCAAACGACCAGAAGAAGAAATAGAAGCACTCGCTCAATCCCTAATTGATGCTAAAGAACAAGTAGGTTTCTGTGAAGTATGTTTTCATTTATCTGCTGACCCAGTATGCGAAATTTGCCGCAATCCCAACCGTGACAGCGATACTATTTGTGTAGTCACAGATTCCCGCGATGTAATTGCCATTGAAAAAACGCGGGAGTACATTGGTAAGTATCACGTTTTGGGCGGAGTTATATCGCCGATGGATGGAATTGGCCCAGAACAATTAAATATTGAACAGTTAGTGCGGCGCGTGAGTCACGATGATATTAAGGAAGTAATTATTGCTATTAGTCCGAGTGTAGAAGGTGAAACTACCACGCTGTATGTAGGACGTTTAGTTAAGCCTTTTACGAAGGTAACGCGAATTGCCTTTGGCTTGCCGATGGGGGGAGATTTAGAATATGCTGATGAAGTGACTTTAGCGCGTGCTTTAGAAGGGCGGCGACTGTTGGATTAG
- a CDS encoding calcium-binding protein, translated as MPGAVPSQPIRPTPTPSPGGNGSGGNTGTLPGGGNIIRGTSEPDSLRGTGSGDQIFGLASFDTLYGLGGDDTLSGDTGDDSVLGEGGNDILFGGSDRDSLFGDDGDDTIFGGKGNDSASGGVGNNQLFGNTGNDTLIGGLDDDSLFGGTDDDSLIGGAGDDLLSGDRGRDTLTGGEGSDTFVIGRLTGGLTEADADVITDFTDGADRIRLSAGLTFGDLTIVQGGGTAPSTVIQLINGNDVQFLAVLPGVARNSISSSDFTTL; from the coding sequence ATGCCAGGAGCAGTGCCATCTCAGCCAATAAGACCAACGCCAACGCCCAGTCCTGGCGGTAACGGTTCTGGTGGTAATACAGGTACACTTCCAGGGGGGGGCAACATCATTCGCGGTACTAGCGAGCCCGACTCGCTTCGGGGTACTGGCAGTGGCGATCAGATATTTGGTTTAGCAAGTTTTGACACTCTCTACGGCTTAGGCGGCGATGATACTCTTTCCGGGGATACGGGAGATGACTCGGTGCTGGGAGAGGGCGGTAATGACATCCTGTTTGGTGGTAGCGATCGCGACTCTCTATTCGGCGATGATGGTGACGACACTATTTTTGGTGGTAAAGGCAATGACTCGGCAAGCGGGGGAGTTGGCAACAATCAGCTCTTTGGTAATACGGGGAACGATACCCTGATTGGAGGCCTTGACGATGATAGCTTATTTGGGGGAACAGACGATGACTCGCTGATTGGAGGTGCGGGTGACGATCTCCTATCAGGCGATCGCGGTAGAGATACTTTAACAGGCGGTGAAGGCAGCGATACCTTTGTTATCGGCAGACTCACGGGTGGTTTAACTGAAGCTGATGCTGATGTAATTACAGATTTTACCGACGGCGCGGATAGAATTCGCTTAAGTGCAGGCCTCACCTTTGGCGATCTAACTATTGTTCAGGGTGGGGGAACAGCCCCAAGTACAGTTATTCAGCTTATAAATGGCAATGACGTTCAATTTTTAGCTGTATTGCCAGGGGTTGCGCGTAATTCAATTTCTTCTTCCGATTTCACCACTTTGTAA
- a CDS encoding glycosyltransferase, with product MLTANSTPRVSVIIPAYNGDRYIALAVESVLNQTYKNLEIIIIDDGSTDNTREILQPYFNRIRYIYQENQGVAAARNSGIREAKGELIAFLDQDDFFLPDKLAAQVALFDAQASLAIVNSGWRIVNEQGETIFDIKPWEHLPQLNLETWVVYMPVLPSAMMFSKQWLNRVGGFDSQYDSVDDSDLVLRLALLECEAAWLPKITVCYRQHRQNVSIQRALKQANLFIELKQNLFSRTDLPERIRQLEKPAFYEALTWMAWQLYYSGYPAEMAEYFQQSLRYSPYSVTATIVDWVKRLTDISQAYGCEIDGFALRKLLEWKNLMANIIPTKKVRVSVIIPAYNCDRYIAQAIDSVLNQTYQNWEIIVVDDGSTDNTRQVLSPYLDLIKYVYQDNQGAASARNHACQLAQGEFLAFLDSDDFFLPEKLEKQVAYLDADPTLGMVQTGWLIVDDKGRDIHPVMPWQRSPKLDLETFVIYKIVRPSAMMLRREWWERLGGFDSRFPPAEDLDFALRLALNGCKAAWLEEILIGYRQHDANLMSSGYKLMKNMELVMETFFARPDLPNQIRQLKSKERYESLTWMAWRMYRDEHFGEMGEALEKSLYYSPFSPIDTILNWVEAFKVYSLEYGYNFDANSLSNVQEWQAAVTMVMNNLHQANSTGSLTSRKNHRHILLYAEDHGVGGMAQFNHSLLCKLATEGYEVTCVQTETSNPLINKQKELGIRHVWLEFDTMKEFSRIAYNQADAENIFSQFPPDLIIFSDGWPMANFAAKQVALKRGINYIIALGYIDPSFAKFHRWDKIPYLDAVSYHYATAKSMVAVSSENLNLCQKCFKMPQDWGKVIYYGRPDSYFVPPVATTRNRLRQEVGIPEDAIVCFTAARLTPVKGYQYQLEAIAQLKQSPVWSQIYFVWAGPGATTHDNMEPELREKVSNLGVSDRVKFLGQRWDISDWLDASDIFILPSKAEGMPLAVMEAMAKGLPVIATAVSGIPEELGETGKLLPNPNRDPKGTVRELAMTIEAWVANSELRQSVGKECKLRAEQMFREERMLQEYLNTIVEALSSEKDPEKRFLNPRLEGQMKLVEKQLRYSSLVWSAWHAHCHGNLAKMFRDLEESLTCTPFLTTETIFYWIQNFATFYAEIGKEFDSYSLINSVEWKELVATTLGGELAFAT from the coding sequence ATGTTAACGGCAAATTCGACACCGCGAGTCAGTGTAATTATCCCAGCATATAATGGCGATCGCTACATCGCGCTAGCGGTAGAAAGCGTACTGAACCAAACCTATAAAAACTTAGAAATTATCATCATAGATGACGGTTCAACGGATAATACTCGCGAAATATTACAGCCCTATTTTAACAGAATTCGCTATATTTATCAAGAAAATCAAGGAGTAGCAGCCGCCCGTAATTCTGGTATCCGAGAAGCCAAGGGTGAATTAATTGCTTTTCTAGACCAAGATGACTTTTTCTTACCAGATAAGTTAGCTGCCCAAGTAGCCTTATTTGATGCTCAAGCCTCCCTCGCAATTGTTAATAGTGGCTGGCGAATTGTTAACGAGCAAGGCGAAACTATTTTTGATATCAAACCCTGGGAACACTTACCCCAGTTAAACTTAGAAACCTGGGTCGTATATATGCCCGTACTTCCCAGTGCCATGATGTTCTCAAAGCAGTGGTTAAATCGAGTTGGTGGCTTTGATTCTCAATATGATTCCGTAGACGATTCAGACTTAGTGCTGCGTTTAGCATTATTAGAATGCGAGGCTGCTTGGCTACCTAAAATCACAGTTTGCTATCGCCAACACAGGCAAAATGTCTCTATCCAAAGAGCGCTCAAACAAGCCAACCTTTTTATTGAATTAAAGCAAAATTTATTCAGTAGAACCGATTTGCCAGAACGCATCCGCCAATTAGAAAAACCAGCTTTTTACGAAGCCCTAACCTGGATGGCATGGCAACTTTACTACAGCGGTTATCCCGCAGAAATGGCTGAGTATTTCCAGCAATCTTTGCGCTATAGTCCGTACTCGGTGACAGCAACTATAGTAGATTGGGTAAAGCGCCTTACCGATATTTCTCAAGCCTATGGCTGCGAAATCGATGGCTTTGCCCTGAGAAAGTTACTAGAATGGAAAAATTTAATGGCTAATATCATCCCTACGAAAAAAGTCAGAGTCAGCGTTATTATCCCCGCTTACAATTGCGATCGTTACATTGCCCAAGCCATAGATAGCGTTCTCAATCAAACTTATCAAAACTGGGAAATTATTGTCGTAGATGATGGTTCTACAGATAATACTCGCCAAGTTTTATCCCCTTATTTAGACTTAATTAAATACGTCTATCAAGATAATCAAGGGGCCGCCTCCGCGCGAAATCATGCTTGTCAGTTAGCCCAGGGCGAATTTTTAGCTTTTCTAGATAGCGACGATTTCTTCCTACCAGAAAAGCTAGAGAAACAAGTAGCGTACCTAGATGCTGACCCCACATTAGGTATGGTACAAACAGGTTGGCTAATAGTTGACGATAAGGGGCGAGATATCCATCCAGTAATGCCTTGGCAGCGTTCGCCAAAATTAGATTTAGAAACCTTTGTAATCTATAAAATTGTCCGCCCAAGTGCGATGATGCTGCGGCGAGAATGGTGGGAAAGATTGGGTGGTTTTGACTCGCGATTTCCCCCCGCCGAAGATTTAGATTTTGCCTTACGCTTAGCTTTAAATGGCTGCAAAGCCGCCTGGTTAGAAGAGATACTTATTGGTTATCGTCAGCACGATGCTAATCTGATGTCTAGCGGTTATAAATTGATGAAAAATATGGAACTTGTCATGGAAACTTTTTTTGCCAGGCCAGATTTGCCCAATCAAATTCGTCAGTTAAAAAGTAAAGAACGCTACGAATCTTTAACCTGGATGGCGTGGCGAATGTATCGGGATGAGCATTTTGGAGAAATGGGTGAAGCTTTAGAAAAATCCTTATATTACAGCCCTTTCTCTCCGATAGATACTATCTTAAATTGGGTAGAAGCTTTTAAAGTCTATTCCCTCGAATACGGTTACAATTTTGATGCAAATTCGTTAAGTAATGTGCAAGAATGGCAAGCAGCAGTGACAATGGTGATGAATAATCTTCATCAAGCTAACTCCACTGGCAGCTTAACTTCTAGAAAGAATCATCGGCACATTCTATTATATGCTGAAGATCACGGAGTCGGAGGAATGGCTCAGTTTAACCATTCACTTTTATGCAAGTTAGCAACGGAAGGATACGAAGTTACTTGCGTTCAAACTGAGACTTCTAACCCGTTAATTAATAAGCAAAAAGAACTTGGCATCCGTCACGTTTGGCTAGAGTTTGACACGATGAAAGAATTTTCCCGCATCGCCTACAATCAGGCTGATGCTGAAAATATTTTCTCGCAGTTTCCCCCCGATTTAATTATATTTAGTGACGGCTGGCCGATGGCAAATTTTGCAGCCAAGCAAGTAGCTTTAAAACGAGGGATAAACTATATCATTGCTTTAGGTTATATTGACCCAAGTTTTGCTAAATTCCATAGATGGGACAAAATTCCCTATTTAGATGCTGTCTCCTATCATTATGCTACGGCAAAATCTATGGTGGCAGTTTCTTCTGAGAATTTAAACTTATGCCAGAAATGTTTTAAAATGCCTCAAGACTGGGGAAAAGTTATCTATTACGGACGGCCTGATAGTTATTTTGTCCCCCCTGTTGCTACAACTCGCAACCGATTGCGACAGGAGGTAGGAATTCCAGAAGATGCCATAGTTTGTTTCACGGCGGCGCGTCTTACTCCCGTTAAAGGCTATCAGTATCAATTGGAAGCAATCGCGCAGTTAAAACAGAGTCCAGTATGGTCGCAAATTTATTTTGTGTGGGCCGGCCCTGGGGCGACTACTCACGATAATATGGAACCTGAATTGAGAGAAAAAGTATCAAATTTAGGAGTAAGCGATCGGGTTAAATTCTTAGGTCAACGGTGGGATATTTCAGATTGGCTCGATGCTAGCGATATTTTTATTCTACCATCAAAAGCAGAGGGAATGCCTTTAGCTGTGATGGAAGCAATGGCAAAAGGATTACCTGTAATTGCGACTGCTGTCAGTGGTATTCCAGAGGAGTTGGGGGAGACAGGAAAGTTATTACCTAACCCGAATCGCGATCCCAAAGGAACAGTAAGGGAATTGGCTATGACAATAGAAGCCTGGGTCGCGAATTCGGAATTGAGGCAGTCTGTAGGCAAAGAATGTAAATTACGAGCCGAACAAATGTTCCGGGAAGAACGGATGCTTCAGGAATATTTGAATACAATTGTAGAGGCTTTATCGAGTGAAAAAGATCCAGAAAAAAGATTTTTGAATCCGCGACTTGAAGGACAAATGAAATTAGTAGAAAAACAATTACGTTATAGCTCTTTGGTGTGGAGTGCTTGGCACGCTCATTGTCATGGTAATCTTGCTAAAATGTTCCGGGATTTGGAGGAATCTTTGACTTGTACGCCTTTTTTGACAACAGAAACCATCTTCTATTGGATACAAAACTTTGCCACTTTTTATGCAGAAATTGGTAAAGAGTTTGATAGCTATTCTCTGATTAACTCAGTAGAATGGAAGGAATTAGTGGCGACTACATTAGGTGGTGAATTGGCTTTTGCGACTTAA
- a CDS encoding glycosyltransferase family 4 protein, with product MKITFVLPIVSLTGGSRVVAIYAKLLKKRGHEVFIISMPKQQPTFKQKVRSWMRGEGWPSSSDRTPSHFDNLGVEYRVADRNGPVSDADLPDADVVIATWWETAEWVANLSPAKGAKAYFVQHYEVFDYLPKERVEATWSLPLHKIPVAQWLVDIAETRYGDSNVSLVPPSVDTQQFYAPPRSKQPIPTVGIMYSSVNWKGCDLGLKAFSLAAKKIPNLRLVTFGNGQLSPDLPLPPGTEYEPHPSQSQLKEFYAKCDAWLFASRSEGYGLPILEAMACRTPVIGTPAGAAPELLEGGCGILVKPEDPEDMAKAIEQMCQLSETEWRTMSDAAYAKVTGYTWEDATDLFEAALYTAIERSHT from the coding sequence ATGAAAATTACCTTTGTTCTTCCTATTGTTAGTCTTACCGGAGGCAGCCGTGTAGTAGCAATTTATGCCAAACTGCTCAAAAAGCGGGGGCATGAAGTATTCATTATTTCCATGCCCAAACAACAACCAACATTTAAGCAAAAAGTCCGATCTTGGATGCGGGGAGAGGGTTGGCCTTCTTCAAGCGATCGCACACCTTCCCACTTCGATAATCTAGGCGTTGAATACCGAGTTGCCGATCGCAACGGCCCCGTTAGCGATGCCGACTTACCCGATGCTGACGTAGTTATCGCCACTTGGTGGGAAACCGCCGAATGGGTGGCGAACTTGTCTCCCGCAAAAGGAGCAAAAGCTTATTTTGTACAGCATTACGAAGTCTTTGACTATCTGCCTAAAGAAAGAGTAGAAGCAACTTGGTCGCTACCTCTGCATAAAATCCCCGTCGCCCAGTGGTTAGTAGATATAGCTGAGACTCGATACGGCGACAGTAACGTTTCCCTAGTACCTCCTAGCGTCGATACCCAGCAGTTTTACGCCCCACCTCGCAGCAAACAACCCATTCCCACAGTCGGAATTATGTATTCAAGCGTAAATTGGAAAGGATGCGACCTGGGGTTAAAAGCTTTCTCGCTAGCTGCTAAGAAAATCCCCAATTTACGCTTAGTTACCTTTGGTAACGGCCAACTATCTCCAGATTTGCCTTTACCCCCCGGTACTGAGTACGAACCTCATCCTTCTCAAAGTCAGCTTAAAGAATTTTATGCTAAATGCGATGCTTGGCTGTTTGCTAGCCGTTCCGAAGGTTACGGGCTCCCGATTTTAGAAGCAATGGCGTGTCGCACGCCTGTCATTGGCACCCCAGCGGGTGCTGCTCCCGAACTATTAGAGGGCGGCTGCGGCATACTGGTAAAACCGGAAGATCCAGAGGATATGGCTAAAGCAATAGAACAGATGTGTCAGTTGTCTGAGACGGAATGGCGAACAATGTCTGATGCTGCCTACGCTAAAGTGACAGGATATACCTGGGAAGATGCAACGGATCTATTTGAAGCTGCACTCTACACAGCAATTGAGCGATCGCATACCTGA
- a CDS encoding helix-turn-helix domain-containing protein: MKVNYQERIDLSVGELKIILSQQRTITNRQKIQALYWLKAGLSPSLTDVAERLGVHRITVNRWLKQYWCQDETRIGLKTIERKRITALGVKPIGKVQWNFKAYYLYGAVAPQTGKTFQYGHIVWWVLSNGYIQESTRN, translated from the coding sequence ATGAAAGTAAATTACCAAGAAAGAATTGATTTAAGCGTTGGGGAGTTAAAAATAATTTTGTCGCAGCAGCGAACTATAACTAACCGACAAAAAATTCAGGCACTTTATTGGTTAAAAGCGGGATTAAGTCCCAGCCTTACAGATGTAGCAGAACGTTTAGGGGTACATAGGATAACTGTAAATAGATGGTTAAAACAATATTGGTGTCAAGATGAAACAAGAATTGGCTTAAAAACAATTGAAAGGAAAAGAATTACAGCTTTAGGAGTCAAACCAATAGGTAAAGTTCAATGGAATTTTAAAGCCTACTATTTATATGGTGCAGTTGCACCACAAACAGGAAAAACTTTTCAGTATGGACATATAGTATGGTGGGTTCTCAGCAACGGATATATTCAGGAGAGTACAAGGAATTAG
- a CDS encoding translation initiation factor — protein MTTSKRNSSDAKASTGKRVVYSEFGNFDNSTAVERALPEVPPPQQNIRVQASRKGRKGKTVTVITGFQAKPETLAALLKQLKTQCGAGGTVKDSEIEIQGEHTQKLVEILTKLGYKAKISGG, from the coding sequence ATGACGACATCCAAACGCAACTCCTCCGATGCTAAGGCTTCTACAGGGAAGCGAGTTGTTTACTCCGAATTCGGCAACTTTGACAACTCAACCGCAGTAGAACGAGCACTCCCAGAAGTCCCGCCACCTCAGCAAAATATTAGAGTCCAGGCCTCCCGTAAGGGTCGCAAGGGTAAAACTGTCACTGTCATCACGGGATTTCAGGCCAAACCCGAAACTCTAGCAGCATTGCTGAAGCAGCTTAAAACCCAATGCGGTGCAGGGGGTACTGTTAAGGATAGCGAGATTGAGATTCAAGGCGAGCACACCCAAAAGCTTGTTGAAATTCTGACAAAATTGGGGTATAAAGCTAAAATCAGTGGTGGTTAG